In the genome of Impatiens glandulifera chromosome 6, dImpGla2.1, whole genome shotgun sequence, the window GAGACAGTTCTGCAATGCAGAAGACTAAACTTACGacacatcaaacaaacaaacagtgCAAAGACAAAACCCTAGCTAGCCTATTGCGTGCAATCAATCTAAGGGTCATGTCTTACATTACAATCCGACGAGAGAGCTCAGCTGatgatggatggatggatggatgggaAGAGTGGAATTCCATTCCGTCGGAGACACTGAGTGAGTGACGAGTGACGACGTACCTTCTATCTGCCGATCGTGGTCAGTCAGTCATCCGCTCATAGAACGCGACGCTACCTTAGTCGGCCATTCCACGGAAGAGAATCCATTTCTCGTAACTGGTTGGACTTGGTGGTGCGTGCATCTGGAAGGAAGGTCAAATTCTTCGACAAATGCATCCACGAAATGACGAAATCCGCAGAAAGCAATCAAGAAGACGAAGATTAAACGGTGCATTTCCACGACGTAATTTCATTCTAGCACAACTTCAAGTGAAATCATTTTGGCGGTTCACATCTCCACACAAACTCAGCTCTTCGGATCCGGATCCGAGTTGACTCACTTCGTCTTCCCTTCCTTATTCATTTAAACAACACCACccaaaaaaacttaatataatatatatagttaatagaAGAATACATGTTCacattggaattttaaactaattacaTTAATCCGGAAAGAAAATGggaattttgataaataaattaaatataatttaattcaaataaatataatttaattcaaataaatataaatttatacatatttttgaagttttggtgaaatttaatgttaatgAATAGGATCGAATGATAATAGATAAGATTCAATGTCAACCGTTTAGAAATGTCAAAAGTCTATGATTGGAAGTTGTAGGattaatgaatgaatttattgttGGATCTGGAAGGAAGGTCAAATTCGACAATGCATCCACGAAATGACAAAATCCGCATAATGCAatcaagaagatgaagattaaACTGTGCATTTCGACGACCTAATTTCATTCTAGCACAACTTCAAGTGAAATCggtaagaaagagaaatttgaGCGAGAGTAAGAGCTCAAATTTTGGCGGTTGACATGACACAAACTCAGCTCTTCGGATCCGAGTTGACTCACTTCGTCTTCCCTTTCTTATTCATTTAAACAACACCCCccaaacttaatataatatacaaCTAACCTTTTAAACTTTACTAATAATGTTCTCATtttgagaaaaacaaaattaaaattaatcagcTTCACCCCTTCTCCTCTTAGtatgtattaattaatgataatttacattttgttaaaaaaaaatatatttgacaaaaaaaaaataaaaatataacaatatattttgaccctttcttttctcttttacCAACCGCTACcgaaaaaattatatcatcgcTAAAATTAAACACTATTGAGGAATGAATTTTCATAATTACAAATTTGCTAtcaaaaatgtaatattattaaactatttttatttttttcattttcttgcaaACATGAAATTATCTATTTCATTCTCTCCCACATAGATGTTAGAAATTTTGGAGCGCTTATAAATAATCTCAGTAGTAAAAATATGTCATAAttcaattaatacaaattaagtGCAAATAGCCtaacaatacaaaaaaaattaacaaaacaaatgacaACATACgacaaaaacatgattttttttagaataaacaTTTGAGAATAACAAGTACTTTTACCATACATAGAATGAATTtactttcattaaataatttgtcgttttgttattaaataaaatatattcaaggCGATAAGACATTGGTTTAAACACGACAAACATATCAACTAGGTTATACattctttttaaattcaaacaaaggAATGCACAAATTGAGAGATAGTCAAACTTCAAAGTTAATTAGAATTAACCAACTTATAGAGTTtgtataacatattatattatattatatatatatatatatatatatatatatatatataattgtatatatataattgtatctAGTGACAAATTGTAGTGGGGAATAAGAACAAGTATTTTTTAACATTGTTTTCAATGAATCCCTCTTAGGGATGATCACATCAAATCCATAATCAAATACAATACAACTTAGTTATTTGTGTCTTCCATTTATCCATCCCTACAtgatgttcaaattttttttggtcaaaatgttgaaaaataactttattgCAAGTTAAATTCATTTACTACTTTCTCCAATCaacataattaaattcaattcacaTTACATTTTCATCAAAACtcagaaaataaatatagataaagCAATAATGTTCATATTTATCCTATAACTACTAGAATGATGATTTTGGAATAATTTGGAacaataaatatgtaaaaaagtAAGAACCAACTGAATATGAACAAAATCGCTATTTGAAGCTAATAAGATAAATTTTGTACAAATACTATTTGTGAATATTATTAGTATAGAAATGAAAGAGAATGTACCTAGAATCTGAAAAGCCAAGAATGGATGATGAAAATGGAAGGGTGAAAGATGAGAAAAACAAGTTAGACAATGAAGTATTTGATGAGTTTAGGACGACGACAACATCAACATTATCTCTATGTTTACTGACAGTCATCATAGAGGAGAGTTTCGTGAGAGAATCGCTATGGGCGACTTTGGCTCTAGTGGTCTGAACGACCATGGACACCATGAGAGTTAGTATGGTTATCATGATTAAGCGGcgctaaattataaattatttcttcGAAGGTCGTAGATCTGAAATTGTCTGTGTATAGGGACGGACTCAAAAAATAGGGTTGGGGTGggcttaaattttttttggggGTGAGCTTAAAAAAATATCGAGAAAATTCCGAATAAAACTAATGGATAAAgttaagttttaccatttttttaatagttagataaaaaaaaacgttgaagtatattgaaaatttaaaagaaattagcGGATATAGTAAAATTTgaaccgtaattttttttttcagggtgggcttcagcccacccgagcccTTATATAGATCCGTCCCTGTCTGTGTACGACTCTCATGATCATTGTCTCAACATTTACCTTCAAATAGAAGTAactaatattattgatatacatttatcttttcatttttcgACAAACATGGAATTATCTATTTCATTATATTCAACATAAAAACATTGCATAGTAGTGAGAAATTTTGGAACTTATAAATATTgctttgtaaaaatatttatcaattcaaCAAATACTAATTAAGTACAAATCGCCTGACACgacaaaaaaatctaataaaacaaatgacaaCATAcgacaaaaaattgaaaaaattagaataaaccTCGATTAAGTCAAAACAAATATGGTTAAAATGcgtataatattaatttattgtcattaaataatttttcgtTTCATTAAGTAATATGTTAAAGAGGGTCGATGTAATTGAGTCGACCACAGGTTCATATTATTCCAAAtctatttttatgaatatttgttATTGgcataatatttaattacaaaaacaaaaataatattttgacttagaattttgtttcatttggacttaaaattttgttacataaaatcaattaatttaaacaataattaaatagtcTGATTACATTgtaatattctaatcaagtttatAATGGCAAGGTTTATTAGATTTAGAACTACACTAATGATGTGATGTTGATTAACCCATTTACTTTATCACAtctattgtattatttatttatttaaaaaaataaaattatttaatttttcttattaacatttttttatgaaatttctcaaagaatataattattccatacaaaaatagaaaagaacTATATTGAAGAAATCTCATAAACGATATTATACTAATTTTGATAGCTGATTAAttcatcattttatattatccaataaattatatattcttaaattgaaatcacctcatttaattaatataaattttttttatgattcttGAAATCCAAtaacttttacttttttttatataattactattaagtaattttttttttataaaaggataagtttgaaattatatattataaaagaataatgaTTTTGGAAATCCAAtaacttttactttttttttatataattactattaagtattattttataaaaggataagtttgaaattatttaataatataatcaatataaaagaataatgatTTTGGAAATccaataactttttatttttatattatatataattactaaaagtaatgtttttatataaagaaaagtttttaattatttaatataatcaatataaattattaagatttttgaaatctaattttttttttttaaataattactaaaagtagataattaagaaagtaaaatgttacaatatttttttcttttgagtactataaattgaaaacaaaactATCAAAATTAACTACGAATTCTAGCCTTCCTCTAGCTTGCTCTTCTTGCCTCTTGCTTATTGCCTCTAGCTAGCTACTCACTATTTGTCAATGTCGTCTGCCCCAATTGTAACCCTGATGGTTGAGAGAGAAGAGACGGTGATGCCACCTTCAAGGGGTGGACAACCTATTCGCAGAAAGGCTCGTTTTCTCCTTCCTTCCCTAAATGTGGAGGAATCCTCACCCACAATAATGATCCCTCATTCTTCAAACACTGACGTCCCAAATGACGAGGTTTTCTTCGATGGTTGGAGAAAGTGTACAGCAAGATGGGAACAATGGGTGTCCCAAATGCGCCCTCTCTACCAACCTATATGGGAGAGAGCTGGGATCGCAGAGGCCATCACCGGTTCTCTGTGCAACATCATACAGCACAAGGAGGTTATCCTCGAACTCTCGGATAGATGGTGCTCTGAAACCAAATCATTCATCTTCCCATGGGGGGAAGCTACGGTCACCCTAGAAGACGTGGCCGCAATCGGAGGTTTCAGTCTGGGGGACTTTTGTGTTCTCAAACCATTAGAAACTCCGGAGTTGAAAGAGATTGAAGATGTGCTCATAGCGGAGAGAAGGGAGATTGTCCGGTCAAAAGCGGCCAGAGCATGTCAAAAGCTTTGGATGGACAAGTTCATGGACAGTGGGAGTGATATAGAGCATGAAGCTTTCCTATCACTTTGGCTGTCCAGGTTTGTTTTCAATGGACCGGCGATCGACACAGTTCGATCCAATGTGTTCCCAATTGCCATACACCTCTCGAGGGCAACCAGAATCGCCTTGGCCCCGGCTGTCCTAGCCAGCCTTTATCGGGACCTTGATTTGCTTAAACGGCGGGAGCAACGTAGAATGCGCAAACCATCTAGGCCGTCGAAAAAGATCACACTTTGGGCTCCCTTTCAGCTGGTCCAGGTTTGGATATGGGAGAGGTTCGAGTCCTTGAGGCCACGGGGCATTAGGACAGTGGGGATGACCGAGCCAAGAATATGCAGATGGCATATTGCGAGGACCGAGGGACTTGTAAATGAAAACATCGGTCGAGTTTTCGATCAGAGCGGGAAGAAGTTTGTATGGAGGCCATACACAAGCTGTGATTACAAAGGGTTCATGTCAGAGCTGTATGGTAAGAAGGTGGAGAGGGTGTTCAACACGTATTTAGACAGGGAAGTTCTGGAGGACTTTGTCCGTTGTATCAGGGTATCCGAGCTGGTTGGGGTGGAAGTGGATTGCATTGAGCAATATCTGCCTCATCGAGTGGGGATGCAGTTCGGGTTTGATCAAGACATTCCCGTAGGTCAAGTTGCTCGTGAAGATGGAACTTCTGAGATTGCCTGGAGAAATTATGCTCGACCCATTGTAGATCATGTCATTAATGTGCCAACAAGATTGTATGAGCCTGAAATAACCACCAGGTACTACCGTTGTTGGAAGAGATCCATAAGGATTCATCTTGAGAGGTCACCTAGAAACAGAAATGAAGTTCAACCGGTTGTGAATCAAGAAAGAACCAGAACTGATGGAGTGATGATTCAACCGCCAACTCGTGATCTTACTGCTGCTTCTTCTTCGGCTCATCTCGGTTCAACATTGAATGTAACAAGACACCCATTACCCCCGCCAACTGATCGTGCtcttgctgctgctgctgcttatgctgctgctgttgctgctgctgcttcttCGGCTCATCATCCCGGTACAAGATTGATTTTAATAAGAGACCCATTACCGCCCCCTCCTGGATTCTCTTCTAGAAGGATATATGCATTGGACACTCAGAGCGGTGTCATTCCTCTCCCCTTTCGCCCTCCTCATCAACCATAACCCTTACTAATAATATCTGCATTTTATTTGaggtttttctgtttttttttttttgtgtaattttgtttcttttttagaaaatttatataatgtaattgGTTAcatctatttataaaatttgacttttttttcaattcttttcattagagaatatgtatatttttttctataaaataattaacctttcTGTTTTTGATACGTGTTTTTTTTAGCCGAACATAATTATCCTATGGTCATGTAAGATTTATGACAAGTTTggtataaagaaaataaagtgaATTCTGGAATATGTAAACAGTCAGCAAAATGATATAGTTGGCAGAGATACAGTCAGCAAAATGATATAGACGCTTAAATTAGCAACGGTAATGATTATGTGTCTAAAggtatttcttttaaaaattgattttgaactatattactaaaatatattttccagCTAGTTTTTACAGcattttgtgaatttttttatgggtttaaagcttttttttttattttttttattttatattttcagctcaaccattatttttattaattggttaagtCATTGTTAAGAAATTATGTAATTCaaccaaataatttttcttttaagacttattttaaattttaaaaaatatttaactaaaatatttgtttaagaaattttccaaaaatatttaactatcaTTTTCGGACCTTtcaggattatttaaaaataaattggggctctaaaattacaaaaaaaaaaaattaaattttaaagaagtggaaccaaacaggcttTAGGACCGCTGTCCTAGGGTCTGGGTCTAATTTTGGGTGGTCTAGACTATGGCTCGGGAGCATGGGTCCGGAGGGATCAGTCCTGGGTCCGGAGGGATCGATCCCGAACTCGGACTGCTCGATCTTAGgcttgggaggctcggtcccatgTTTAGTTTATCGGCCTGGTACTTCGATCCTAGGGTTAGGaggttctcggtcctagggttaagAGGTCATCAATCCTAGGATAAGAGAAGGCTCAGTCCTATGTTAGAAAATTGGTCATAGGCTAAAGAGAGTGTTCGGTCCTTtctcaagaacattggtcctAATCCTCGGTTCTAGCTCAAGAATACCAGTCATTAACTCAAGAatatcggtccttggtctcggtcctaactcaagaacatcagtcCTTTCTCTCGGTCCAgactcaagaacattggtcctTCGTCTCGGTCCTCATCCTCGGTCACAACAGTTCCGagtgttcttgatttggtcaagaATTGCAGGTcttataacttttgattcagaTCATCAAGATCTGTAAGTTGCAATCAACTCATATGATTGTAGGGATCAAAATTGTTAACCCTAATCACGATCAATCAATCTCCTcaaagatcaatttctaaaaccgttttaggtcaaaatttgggatctcttgaattaggccatttcaaggTCAGATTTTTGTTCCATTGACTTTGAAATGTTAAATATAGTTGaccacaaccaaaacaagaacatcattcaaattctataacaacttttgaaaacgaaatttaaattcatatttttcaaattttcaatttaatcaaacatgatcaggatGATGTTACAGTGAtctggaaatcatcctaacatgtttagaaacatgtttaacaactatttgaataaaaagttAGAGACTAAAGctcaaaaacatgaattttaaaaaattcagaatttcaatccaaattttcattttttaagtttaaggttgatttgatcaaaactctttcaacagaaagttcatGTAACATCTAGAGATTGATTTTAAACAAAGAAGTCATACAATTGAATCCTAGAAtagatcaaaccgatcaaacttaca includes:
- the LOC124943546 gene encoding uncharacterized protein LOC124943546 — encoded protein: MSSAPIVTLMVEREETVMPPSRGGQPIRRKARFLLPSLNVEESSPTIMIPHSSNTDVPNDEVFFDGWRKCTARWEQWVSQMRPLYQPIWERAGIAEAITGSLCNIIQHKEVILELSDRWCSETKSFIFPWGEATVTLEDVAAIGGFSLGDFCVLKPLETPELKEIEDVLIAERREIVRSKAARACQKLWMDKFMDSGSDIEHEAFLSLWLSRFVFNGPAIDTVRSNVFPIAIHLSRATRIALAPAVLASLYRDLDLLKRREQRRMRKPSRPSKKITLWAPFQLVQVWIWERFESLRPRGIRTVGMTEPRICRWHIARTEGLVNENIGRVFDQSGKKFVWRPYTSCDYKGFMSELYGKKVERVFNTYLDREVLEDFVRCIRVSELVGVEVDCIEQYLPHRVGMQFGFDQDIPVGQVAREDGTSEIAWRNYARPIVDHVINVPTRLYEPEITTRYYRCWKRSIRIHLERSPRNRNEVQPVVNQERTRTDGVMIQPPTRDLTAASSSAHLGSTLNVTRHPLPPPTDRALAAAAAYAAAVAAAASSAHHPGTRLILIRDPLPPPPGFSSRRIYALDTQSGVIPLPFRPPHQP